One stretch of Streptomyces hygroscopicus DNA includes these proteins:
- a CDS encoding aspartokinase — protein sequence MGLVVQKYGGSSVADAEGIKRVAKRIVEAKKNGHQVVVVVSAMGDTTDELIDLAEQVSPIPTGREFDMLLTAGERISMALLAMAIKNLGHEALSFTGSQAGVITDAVHNKARIIDVTPGRIRDALELGAVAIVAGFQGVSQKSKDITTLGRGGSDTTAVALAAALDAEVCEIYTDVDGVFTADPRVVKKARKINEIPYEDMLELAASGSKVLHLRCVEYARRYNIPIHVRSSFSGHQGTWVRNRPEAGEGEEGMEQAIISGVAHDTSEAKVTVVGVPDKPGEAAAIFRTISDAEINIDMVVQNVSAASTGLTDISFTLPKTDGHRAMEALTKAKSLIGFDSLRYDDQIAKISLIGAGMRTNPGVTATFFEALSNSGVNIELISTSEIRISVVTRADDVKDAVVAVHSAFGLDSDSDEAVVYGGTGR from the coding sequence GTGGGCCTTGTCGTGCAGAAGTACGGAGGCTCCTCCGTTGCCGATGCCGAAGGCATCAAGCGGGTCGCCAAGCGAATCGTGGAAGCCAAGAAGAACGGCCACCAGGTGGTCGTCGTGGTCTCCGCGATGGGCGACACGACGGACGAGCTGATCGATCTCGCCGAGCAGGTATCCCCGATTCCTACTGGGCGCGAATTCGACATGCTGCTGACCGCGGGAGAGCGGATCTCCATGGCCTTGCTGGCGATGGCGATCAAAAACCTCGGTCACGAGGCGCTGTCGTTCACCGGCAGCCAGGCGGGAGTCATCACCGACGCGGTCCACAACAAAGCACGGATCATCGACGTCACGCCGGGCCGCATCCGTGACGCGCTCGAGCTCGGCGCGGTCGCGATCGTCGCGGGCTTCCAGGGCGTGTCCCAGAAGAGCAAGGACATCACCACCCTCGGCCGGGGCGGTTCGGACACCACCGCGGTCGCGCTGGCCGCGGCCCTGGACGCCGAGGTGTGCGAGATCTACACCGATGTGGACGGCGTGTTCACCGCCGATCCGCGCGTGGTGAAGAAGGCTCGCAAGATCAACGAGATTCCGTACGAGGACATGCTGGAGCTCGCCGCGAGCGGTTCCAAGGTGTTGCACCTGCGCTGCGTGGAGTACGCGCGCCGGTACAACATCCCCATCCACGTACGGTCGTCTTTCTCCGGCCACCAGGGCACCTGGGTGCGCAACCGGCCGGAAGCGGGAGAAGGAGAAGAAGGCATGGAGCAGGCGATCATCTCCGGGGTCGCGCACGACACGTCCGAGGCCAAGGTCACGGTCGTCGGGGTGCCGGACAAGCCGGGTGAGGCCGCGGCCATCTTCCGCACCATCTCCGACGCCGAGATCAACATCGACATGGTGGTGCAGAACGTCTCCGCCGCGTCGACCGGGCTGACCGACATCTCCTTCACGCTGCCGAAGACGGACGGCCACCGGGCGATGGAGGCGCTGACCAAGGCGAAGTCGCTGATCGGCTTCGACTCGCTGCGCTACGACGACCAGATCGCCAAGATCTCCCTGATCGGTGCCGGAATGCGCACCAATCCGGGGGTCACCGCGACCTTCTTCGAGGCGCTGTCGAACTCCGGGGTCAACATCGAGCTGATCTCGACCTCCGAGATTCGCATCTCGGTCGTCACCCGCGCCGACGATGTGAAGGACGCGGTGGTGGCCGTGCACAGCGCCTTCGGCCTGGACAGCGACAGCGATGAAGCGGTGGTTTACGGAGGGACTGGCCGATGA
- a CDS encoding recombinase RecR, protein MYEGVVQDLIDELGRLPGVGPKSAQRIAFHILQSEPTDVRRLAHALTQVKEKVRFCAVCGNVAEAEQCRVCQDPRRDPAIICVVEEPKDVVAIERTREFRGRYHVLGGAISPIEGVGPDDLRIRELLGRLADGTVTELILATDPNLEGEATATYLARMIKPMGLKVTRLASGLPVGGDLEYADEVTLGRAFEGRRLLDV, encoded by the coding sequence GTGTACGAGGGCGTGGTCCAGGACCTTATCGACGAGTTGGGCAGGCTGCCCGGCGTCGGTCCCAAGAGCGCGCAGCGGATCGCCTTCCACATCCTGCAGTCCGAGCCCACCGACGTCCGCCGCCTCGCGCATGCGTTGACCCAGGTCAAGGAGAAGGTGCGGTTCTGTGCGGTCTGCGGGAACGTCGCCGAGGCCGAGCAGTGCCGCGTCTGCCAGGACCCCCGCCGCGATCCTGCGATCATCTGCGTGGTCGAGGAACCGAAGGACGTCGTCGCGATCGAGCGGACGCGTGAGTTCCGGGGCCGCTATCACGTGCTCGGCGGGGCGATCAGCCCCATCGAGGGCGTGGGCCCGGACGATCTGCGGATCAGGGAGCTGCTGGGGCGGCTCGCGGACGGGACGGTTACGGAGCTCATCCTGGCCACCGATCCGAATCTGGAGGGCGAAGCCACCGCCACGTACCTCGCGCGCATGATCAAGCCCATGGGTTTGAAGGTCACTCGCCTGGCCAGCGGCCTCCCTGTCGGTGGAGACCTGGAGTACGCCGACGAGGTCACGCTGGGTCGTGCCTTCGAAGGGAGAAGACTTCTCGATGTCTGA